From a region of the Hallerella porci genome:
- the pheS gene encoding phenylalanine--tRNA ligase subunit alpha yields the protein MNESISQVREQFEAELAQTDLNSKEAVDALRVKWLGKKGQITGMMKQMATLPAEERPAFGKLVNDLKQTVSEKIDKALEEAKKKALAAELEKGWTDISLPGNGIPAGSTHPVYDVREEIIDFFSQMGFAVDSGRDIETDWYNFEALNTPPDHPSRDMQDTFYLGDKVMLRTQTSDTQIHYMETHKPPFRMIAPGHVFRVDNDATHAPMFQQCEGLVVDETITFAQLKGVLQIFMNKLFGEGVKTRFRPSFFPFTEPSAEMDVSCVFCGGKGCKRCKGTGWMEIGGCGSVDPNVFKNCGIDPEKYTGFAFGFGLDRIAMLRHAIPEIGLITSNDQRFLSQF from the coding sequence ATGAACGAAAGCATTTCCCAAGTCCGTGAACAGTTTGAAGCGGAACTCGCCCAAACCGATTTGAATTCGAAAGAAGCTGTTGATGCGCTTCGCGTCAAATGGCTCGGTAAAAAAGGCCAAATCACCGGGATGATGAAACAGATGGCGACTCTCCCCGCCGAAGAACGTCCCGCATTCGGAAAACTCGTGAACGATTTGAAGCAAACCGTTTCCGAAAAAATTGATAAAGCGCTCGAAGAAGCAAAGAAAAAAGCGCTCGCTGCCGAATTGGAAAAAGGTTGGACAGACATTAGCCTTCCGGGAAATGGAATTCCTGCGGGTTCAACGCATCCCGTTTACGATGTCCGCGAAGAAATTATCGACTTCTTTAGTCAGATGGGATTTGCCGTAGATTCTGGCCGCGATATTGAAACCGATTGGTATAACTTTGAAGCGTTGAATACGCCGCCGGATCATCCGAGCCGCGACATGCAAGATACATTCTACTTGGGCGATAAGGTGATGCTTCGGACGCAAACTTCGGACACACAAATTCACTACATGGAAACGCACAAGCCGCCTTTCCGGATGATCGCTCCGGGTCACGTTTTCCGCGTGGACAACGATGCCACTCACGCGCCGATGTTCCAACAATGCGAAGGTCTTGTCGTCGATGAAACGATTACTTTTGCTCAGCTCAAAGGCGTTCTGCAAATTTTTATGAATAAACTTTTTGGCGAAGGCGTGAAGACGCGTTTCCGTCCAAGTTTTTTCCCGTTTACGGAACCGTCTGCCGAAATGGATGTGAGCTGCGTTTTCTGCGGCGGCAAAGGCTGCAAGCGCTGCAAAGGAACCGGCTGGATGGAAATCGGCGGCTGCGGTTCTGTCGATCCGAATGTCTTTAAGAATTGCGGAATTGATCCCGAAAAATATACGGGCTTTGCTTTTGGTTTTGGATTGGATCGCATCGCGATGTTGCGCCACGCCATTCCCGAAATCGGGCTCATCACTTCGAACGATCAGCGTTTCCTTTCTCAATTCTAA
- the uca gene encoding urea carboxylase, with the protein MFKKVLIANRGEIACRIIRSLKEMGVKSVAIYSDPDETAAHVLMADEAVRVGTSLAKDSYLNVNAILDAIKKTGAEAVHPGYGFLSENADFAKTLEENGVAFIGPTPKQLVDFGLKHRSKELAAEFNVPLVPGSSLLKDVEEACACSKKIGYPVMLKSTAGGGGIGMCICHSENELRESYDRIKRLSENNFKNSGLFVEKYVERGRHVEVQIFGDGNGHAVVLGERDCSVQRRNQKVIEETPAPNLPEETRKKLHEAAKRLAEGVKYRSAGTVEFIYDAKDDKFYFLEVNTRLQVEHGITETVFHVDLVRWMIELAAGICPFTIGEKFTPQGHAMEFRVYAEDPGKNYRPSSGLLTEVKFPENVRTDTWVSRGTNVSAFYDPLLAKVIVKGDDRIDNIEKAKKALSEVKLCGFETNIKLLQDVLCMDDFVSGKVSTWILNDYKYENKTFEILAPGLQTTVQDYPGRLNYWDVGIPPSGPMDNYSFRLANKIVGNKECAAGIEMTLSGCSICFHTSTVIAWTGGNFPAKLNGEICPKNTPVKISDGDVLKFGISKLGDRAYLAIRGGIDVPEYLGSKSTFTLGGFGGHGGRALSAGDILHIANEIDGETQIPNENALPEISSEWKIGVIYGPHGAPDYLTNEDIQEFFNATWEVHYNSSRTGIRLIGPQPKWVRADGGEAGLHPSNLHDNAYAVGTLDFTGDMPIILGVDGPSLGGFACPATIVSAELWKMGQLKSGDKVHFVPITAELAEDIRLAREENLSNIANAKAKIPELKSCELTTPIIAEFHKENEMEHVVVRADGDDYVLLEFGPNQIDLRLRFTAHSWMLLIKEQLKEFVIDVTPGIRSVQIHYDIKKIRQGEMLKKLKEMSEHLKKNKVTKVKTRTIHLPLSWDDPQTRLAIQKYVTTVRPGAPWCCPNNIEFIRRVNGLDSIDDVKRIVFDADYLVMGLGDVYLGAPVATPLDPRHRLVTTKYNPARTWTPENAVGIGGAYMCVYGMEGPGGYQFVGRTVQMWNRFNKTSDFTLPYLLRFFDRVRYYEVSADELLQMRKDFIAGKFHVKIEESEFDIQEYEKFLKENEDSIQAFETKRKQAFEDEKNRWIQNGQFTFESHSAESAPVAEITLAENEEGIYSPVSGSLWKLVIDKPNTKVKAGETLAILESMKTEIPVVADEDVLVTQIFAKVSTEVRSGQCLFAVKPL; encoded by the coding sequence ATGTTTAAGAAAGTTTTAATTGCAAACCGCGGCGAAATTGCGTGTCGCATTATTCGCAGCTTAAAAGAAATGGGAGTTAAATCCGTTGCGATTTATTCTGACCCCGATGAAACTGCGGCTCACGTTTTAATGGCGGACGAAGCTGTTCGCGTAGGAACTTCTCTTGCAAAAGATTCTTACTTAAATGTGAATGCCATTTTAGACGCCATCAAAAAAACGGGCGCCGAAGCGGTGCATCCGGGCTATGGATTTTTAAGTGAAAACGCAGACTTTGCAAAAACTCTCGAAGAAAATGGAGTCGCGTTTATCGGGCCTACGCCAAAGCAACTTGTTGATTTTGGTTTGAAGCATAGAAGCAAAGAGCTCGCCGCAGAATTTAATGTGCCTCTTGTTCCGGGAAGTTCTTTGCTCAAAGATGTTGAAGAAGCTTGCGCTTGTTCTAAAAAAATTGGCTATCCTGTTATGCTGAAAAGTACCGCAGGCGGTGGCGGCATTGGTATGTGCATTTGTCATAGCGAAAATGAACTTCGCGAAAGTTACGATCGCATTAAACGCTTAAGCGAAAACAATTTTAAAAATTCGGGATTGTTTGTTGAAAAATATGTGGAGCGTGGCCGCCATGTTGAAGTGCAAATCTTTGGCGATGGCAATGGACACGCTGTCGTTTTGGGTGAAAGAGATTGTTCTGTTCAACGCAGAAATCAAAAAGTGATTGAAGAAACTCCTGCGCCCAACTTGCCCGAAGAAACGCGCAAAAAATTACACGAAGCTGCAAAGCGTTTAGCCGAAGGCGTCAAATATCGCTCGGCGGGAACCGTTGAATTTATTTACGATGCAAAAGATGACAAGTTCTATTTCTTGGAAGTGAACACGCGTTTACAAGTGGAACACGGCATTACCGAAACCGTTTTCCATGTGGATTTAGTGCGTTGGATGATTGAACTTGCCGCAGGAATTTGCCCGTTTACTATCGGCGAAAAATTTACGCCGCAAGGTCACGCGATGGAATTTCGTGTGTACGCCGAAGACCCTGGGAAAAATTATCGCCCATCCAGCGGCCTTTTAACCGAAGTGAAATTTCCAGAAAACGTGCGCACCGATACTTGGGTGAGTCGCGGCACAAATGTTTCGGCGTTTTATGATCCGTTACTCGCCAAAGTGATTGTCAAAGGCGATGACAGAATTGACAACATTGAAAAAGCAAAGAAAGCTTTATCCGAAGTAAAACTTTGTGGCTTTGAAACGAACATCAAACTTTTGCAAGATGTGCTTTGCATGGATGATTTTGTTTCGGGAAAAGTTTCCACTTGGATTTTAAACGATTACAAATACGAAAATAAAACCTTTGAAATTTTAGCGCCCGGTTTACAAACGACTGTGCAAGATTATCCTGGCCGCTTAAATTATTGGGACGTAGGCATTCCGCCTTCAGGGCCGATGGACAATTACAGTTTCCGCTTAGCCAATAAAATTGTCGGAAACAAAGAATGTGCAGCCGGAATTGAAATGACACTTTCGGGATGTTCCATTTGCTTTCACACAAGTACGGTGATTGCTTGGACCGGTGGAAATTTCCCCGCAAAATTAAATGGCGAAATTTGCCCGAAGAATACTCCCGTAAAAATTTCTGATGGCGATGTTTTAAAATTTGGCATTTCAAAACTCGGCGATCGCGCTTATTTAGCGATTCGCGGCGGCATTGATGTGCCAGAATATTTAGGCTCTAAATCGACCTTTACTTTGGGCGGCTTTGGCGGTCACGGCGGACGCGCTTTATCCGCAGGGGATATTTTGCACATCGCAAATGAAATCGACGGTGAAACTCAAATTCCCAATGAAAATGCTTTGCCTGAAATTTCAAGCGAATGGAAAATCGGTGTAATTTATGGCCCGCACGGCGCTCCCGATTATTTGACAAACGAAGACATTCAAGAATTTTTTAATGCCACTTGGGAAGTGCATTACAATTCTTCGAGAACAGGAATTCGTTTGATTGGACCGCAACCAAAATGGGTTCGCGCAGACGGTGGCGAAGCGGGATTACATCCGTCGAATTTGCACGACAACGCCTACGCAGTGGGAACTCTTGATTTTACAGGCGACATGCCGATTATCTTAGGCGTCGATGGCCCAAGTCTCGGCGGCTTTGCTTGCCCCGCAACAATTGTTTCCGCAGAACTTTGGAAAATGGGACAATTAAAGAGCGGCGATAAAGTTCACTTTGTTCCGATTACCGCAGAACTTGCCGAAGACATTCGCCTTGCTCGAGAAGAAAATTTATCGAACATTGCCAATGCAAAAGCAAAAATTCCCGAATTAAAATCTTGTGAATTGACAACGCCGATTATCGCAGAGTTCCACAAAGAAAATGAAATGGAACATGTCGTCGTGCGCGCCGATGGCGATGATTATGTGCTGCTTGAATTTGGCCCGAATCAAATCGATTTAAGGCTTCGTTTTACTGCGCATTCTTGGATGCTTTTAATCAAAGAGCAATTAAAAGAATTCGTCATCGATGTCACACCAGGAATTCGTTCTGTACAAATTCACTACGACATCAAAAAAATTCGCCAAGGTGAAATGCTCAAAAAATTAAAAGAAATGTCTGAGCATTTAAAGAAGAACAAAGTCACCAAAGTGAAAACGCGCACAATTCATTTGCCGCTTTCGTGGGACGATCCGCAAACAAGACTTGCGATTCAAAAGTATGTGACGACAGTTCGTCCAGGCGCTCCTTGGTGCTGCCCCAATAACATTGAATTTATCCGCCGCGTAAACGGGCTCGATTCTATTGACGATGTAAAACGCATTGTCTTTGACGCCGATTATTTGGTGATGGGACTTGGCGATGTTTACTTGGGAGCTCCAGTCGCAACGCCGCTTGATCCAAGGCACAGACTTGTCACGACAAAGTATAATCCTGCGAGAACGTGGACGCCCGAAAACGCTGTAGGCATTGGCGGCGCTTATATGTGCGTCTATGGCATGGAAGGTCCGGGCGGTTATCAATTCGTCGGACGCACCGTGCAAATGTGGAATCGCTTTAACAAAACATCCGATTTTACTTTGCCGTATTTGCTTCGCTTCTTTGATCGCGTGCGTTATTACGAAGTTTCTGCCGATGAACTTTTGCAAATGCGCAAAGATTTTATCGCTGGAAAATTCCACGTAAAAATTGAAGAAAGCGAATTTGACATTCAAGAATACGAAAAATTCTTGAAAGAAAATGAAGACTCAATTCAAGCATTTGAAACCAAGCGCAAGCAAGCTTTTGAAGATGAAAAAAATCGTTGGATTCAAAACGGTCAATTCACTTTTGAAAGTCACAGCGCCGAATCGGCTCCCGTTGCCGAAATCACTTTGGCCGAAAACGAAGAGGGCATTTACTCGCCAGTTTCGGGAAGCCTTTGGAAACTCGTCATCGATAAGCCAAATACAAAAGTGAAAGCCGGTGAAACTCTTGCCATCTTAGAAAGCATGAAAACAGAAATCCCCGTCGTCGCAGACGAAGATGTTCTTGTCACGCAAATCTTTGCAAAAGTTTCTACCGAAGTGCGCTCGGGGCAATGCTTGTTTGCCGTAAAACCTCTCTAA